The Camelina sativa cultivar DH55 chromosome 18, Cs, whole genome shotgun sequence DNA window GAAATCATTTCCTTTTTCCACTTACTAAGAGCTTTCCTGCAGTTTCTGATGCTCAGGGAAAGTGGAGATTCAGAGAGCTACATGAGTTCATATTCCATGCATTGAGGAATTCCTCTTTCACCATGAGTTTATGCAGCATCCTCTTGTTAAATTTGAACAAGCCTTTATACGAATCTTGTGAGGAAACAAAATTTACTAGAACAGAACGATGATTTGATCCCCTTTTAGGGAAAAAGCTTGATTTGCTGCAGGAAACAAAGCCAACCACTCCTTATTAGCAAAACATCTATCTAGATTACATTACATCCAATGAGACCATCTTCTACCACCCCAAGTAAATAGGTTTCCAGTACACTAGAGTTTACTCATGCCACAGTCTTTAAATAGACAGGAGAAAATAATAAAGGAAGTATCCGCTCTTCTAGGACCACCAATTTTCTCTTCATTATTGAAGATTTCATTGAAATCCCCAATCATACACCAACTCTCCTTTCTGTTTAGCCCAAATCTAGTGATTCTTTACCAAACCTCTTGTCTGAAGCTAACACTTGGGTttccataaacaaaagagaggaaaaaaactCTCTGCTCTCAACTATACAGAGAGATCCACCACATTTTTATCTTCATAGGTGATCACAATATCTACACTTTTCTTCCAAAACAACGCTAGCCCGCCACATGTACAACTGGATTATCTATATGGACATTCTCATAGCTCAACCAAACTTAAATATCTACAATAACATCATTGCAAGTCATTGTTTCCATTAAGAACATAATCTCAAGAAAATGTTTTGTATGCAATTCGAGGAGACGAGAAACTGTCAAATCTTGAGGCCACCCCAATCCTTGGCAGTTCCAGCTCAAAATGCTCATCAGATGTTAGACAATACCTCATTTGGGACTATCAatgattctttttctcttccagCATTGGAATCACCTTCCTTTACCAATATCGACATTGTGAGAGACAAGAGGGACTAGTTCAAAACTAAGGGCAGATTTTTGGGTGAAAGGGGATTTTCTCGCCTCAACCATTGATTTCTTCACTCTTCCTTCCATGACTACTCGCTCTTCACCATCCGTTGTAAGAAGATACAGACGCATCCCTTCTAAAACTTCCTGGGAGATCCGAGGGTGGCCAGAAAGCGGATTAAGACTAACTTGAATGTTCACCTAGCACACCAAAGAGGGGGTCTGATTATTTAGTAACAGGAATTGGCTTAGGTTTCAGACAGTGCTCCCCTCTTTTTTCTAGCCAACTTTGAGTCTTGTTTGGTCTTAACCAAAAGTTGACAAACAGAGGCAAGAGTAACATCTCTTTTGGACTCTTTCATAATGAAAGAAGAACTATGCTAACTGGTTGTGGGGAAGCCCTATAACCTTTGACTTACTTAAGAGATTTGAGACATCAAACCTAATTTTTACTCTAACATAAAGATTAGCTTGGGTTATGTCAGGATCAAAAGCCACTTGAAAAACTTGACCAAAAATTTCTCCAATAGAAGTTTATGGGAATATTGCGGATGTGCACCCACACTGGAGAGAGTTTGACGGCGGAATCTCAAACCATCTCTCCACCACTATACCCCATTCATTTGCagtatgaaaatatttttgaagaacATCCTTCAAATCGTGTACACTagagaaaataaactaaaatttctCTTTTGACAGAGCTATACCTCGAAACTTATCGTACTTCTACCATTTTCTTGACAATTCGTGAATCACTCCAGCAACTGACTAACAATCCGGATTCAGAATTCTTCCAACCAAGCTAAGCACATTTCGTTCACAAGAGCTGAATTTTGGCAAATTCAGAAGATTAAACGGAACCTCATAATCTTTAATAGACATTGCCATCAGCGCTTTATCCAATAAgctgtatttttcttttatcataaatgtttttaattttgaaatatattatcTATGATTTTCAAATCCACTTCAGTTGACTTTCAAATCCGCAttgtttgattttcaaattCATATTGTTTGGTTTCAAAATCAATGGATTCCATGtggatttccaaatcttatAAGGATTTCTAAATCTTAAAGGGAGTTGTGGTGGAATTGTTTGGTCATAAGACTCTTTTATTCTAAAAGAGGCTTTGTTCTTCTAGAATATAGAGATTGAGCATGGAAAAACACTTTGCTTTTAGCCTTTACATCCTGTCTACAGCATTTGGTCAACCTTATCCTTATTTCTTATCTTAAATCTAGTGTTTCTATTCTGTTCTTCGACAATGAACAGTAGATTTGGGTATTGTTTGGTTGGAAGCGAGAATTTTCtggattttttctttgttttggttgtgttaTTCTCAAGCGTGTGGTTCATTTTAAGATCTTGGTTCCCAGTTAACAGAAATATGTCGGCGGCTAAGgcaacccaaaaacaaaaacccatcaTTTGTTCTTTCTCTGTTGCTTTTGGTCCACTGCAAAGGGTGTCCTTATGAGCTTGGAGGGTTGCCTTTCTCGCTTCTTCCCAGTTTTTATTACAGTTCCACTCAccttctctttcatcttcttttccttcggcttcttgtgcttcttcttctcctgcacCTCCATCTCACTCTCGCTATTCTCTTCATTGCCACCTTTATATTTAAGAACCAAATCTAAATCAACTGTTTCACACAAATCCGAAATGTTTAATTATGAGATCCGAAAGACTCACTAGTTTCACACAACTGGAGAAATATGGACAAGGGATCCACTATATACCACCAATTCCCTTGATTCATTTGGTTGAGGATCATTTGATTGATAATCATTTGGTTGATAATCCGTTGGTGTCCCAAAGTGTATCCCattcttttcttccttctctatcTCACCAGACACATATAGTTCAAGAGCGTCCACTCTCCCACTCAAGTCGGTAACCTTCTTTAGCATGTGTTCGAAGCCATTGGTCATTGTCTCCTTTAGTGAGCTAATCGATGCAACAATTACAGCTACATTCTCAGGTACTTCATCTGAACCGATTCCAGGGCCTTCCTCTCCGACTTCATGGCCTTCTTCACCTTTTTCAAGTAAACCCCTAGAAATCAAGTCCAAGTCGTACAACTGTTTCCACcgtatcttctttttctctatagCCAGACGCTTTCTCCAACTATCAACCATTGGATCAATAAAACCTATCCCATCATCAAAACCATCATCTATGATTCGACGCAACAATGATTTCTCACCAAAGTCTGGTTCCAAGATGCTAGTAAAAATCTGTGAATGCAAACATATTTATCTTCTAATGAAATTTATAACAGATTATAATAATACCAAAATAACTTCAGAAACTCTTACCTTGGTATCTCCAAGTTCTTTATTAATAGCTTCCAATGGAAAACCCTTAAGGGCACTTTCACTGAACTAGTGCTTACACATCCTTGGGCAGTCATCCTCTGCGAGTACAACTTCTCAGAATTTTCTTCCAAGTTGTGGAACACACTTAAATGCCAAAATCTACACAAACAGTTACAATTTTTTAGTgttaatatcataaatatacaaatacaaaactTACAAGCATTAAATAATGATACAAACCTCCAGAGGAACAATGAATCCAGAAAAGGGAGGTTGAGCTTTTGGTTTCAGAGTGCCTTTCACAGTGCCTTTACAGTTCCTCTGCACACTTCGGATCCCTTTCATACACTCTTCAAATGTATAACACCCCCATGGGAAGTCCTCACAAGCGTtcaaatcatcaacaatttctagaagaaaagaatctaTGTTTCCATCATCCTAGGAGTTTGCTTTCACTATCTTGCATAAGAACAACAAGATAGTGATCTTTTTCCTCTCAATAcagcttttcttcttcatcagcttctATTCcacatcttttattttaattttctcagTCCTCCCAAACATGTTATTCACAAAATTTAAGTTTCCCAAGTTCTCATACCCCTTTGGATATTCATGACAGTCCGATCCGTTAAGCAAGGCATGCTCTTTCAAGGAATACCGTATAGACACTCCATTTACCACAAACCAACACTCTTTTTCCATCTCCGTACGAGCTGTGCAAAGCAGAAGCATCCACATACCTTGAGTCATGTGGTTTTGCTCCTTAGGCATGTGGAATATATGCTTGAATTGGGAATGATTTCTGAACCACTTTGTTTCTTCTGGCAATTTCTCTATGAATGTCACGGTTTGGGACACACTACACCTAGTGATAATCTTACACCCTTTGGTGTACTCAGATTCTTTGTATATCATTTCTGGCTGCATTGATCGGGAATCATCACCTTCCGCAATATTATCATCATATGTATCCTACAAATTCAAACAGAAATGAATTAGATTCTTAATTCCACTTGAACCCAGTTGAACTGGGTTGAACCAGTTGAACCAGTTGAGCCGGGTTCAACACGTTGAACTAGTTTAACAGGGTTCAAGTTGAACTAGTTGAACTAGTTGATTCTAGTTTCAGTTTCTCCTAATCCTAATAATCAGATCCATTCTAATCAGGAAATCCTAAATTTCTAATCCTAATTCCCAAACAAATGTATGTACCTTTACGGTTTCCTCCGCTTCACTAACGGCTTATGTTGCTTCGGTTATCGCGGTTATCGCCAATTGTAGCCCAATCTCTATCTCGGTTGTTGGAACAATCTTGGCAAAATAATCGTCCCCAACATCCTCTGCTTCTGTCGGAGTTTCTTTTGCAGGTTCACTCGTGGAACCATCTTCTCGTTATGTCGGCTCGGCGGTTTCTGTTCGATCCTTACAAAGATTGGCAGTCGAATCATCCTCTGGTTCTCTCGCCCCATCCTCTGGTTCTGTCGGAGTTTCTTTAACAGGTTCACTCGTAGAACTATCTTGTTCCCTCGGATCAGCGGTTTCTGTTTGATCCTTACGAAGATTGGCAGTCAAATCGTATTCTCCACTTGCATTAGCCATTATTACCGATAGCGGCGAAACTTGAACGGCGGATCCACGGATCGAAAAACGGAAAGGAAAAGGATGGGGcgagagaaaaagataaatttatgtGTTTACTTCTTACTAGATTAGGGTAAATAACCATCGATAGGATCCGAACTGATTTATGTATTTGGGCCGGATATAGGCTTGGATCGGATTCTTTGGTTGGGCTTGTAGTTTCTTGATTTTAGTTAGGTTTTTTAGTCTTTTCATAATTTCTGGCCATCAAAAATATTCATCCCGAAATTAATTATTAGAGCACTGGcattctagattttttttgccCCGATTGTGGGTTTCCAGACATTGTTCCGTTTGAAGGTGGGGAGCTCACAGACtcaaatcttatttttgttataaaataatataataaacattttatatcttttacattCAACACTTAGgcgcaaaaccaaaaaaaaaatagctactTGTTACAgctttatcaaaaaatttaggtttgAAAATCCAGTTTTAGTTTTTCACTTACTTATTTGAGGTATAGCGTTTTTAAAATGCTATTATATAGTACCATTTCCAgaagtttatttattatagcaTTTGCGAAAAATGCGCAATAGTTTTATGCTACCAATgctcatatttcttgtagtgatagaAGCAATACTAACGATGTAGGTGAACCATCAAGTCAATATGAAGATTCAGAAGAAGTCTATGCTGAGATGAATTCATTGACAACAGTAATTCATAAAATCTTCAATCTAATACAAGAACGAGAAACAAGACAACAAAGTGAAGTTGAACAAAGAGAGGccgagaagaaaagaaacaacataTGGGAAGTTATCAAAGAAGTTCATAATTTGGAAGATAACATTCATTATGATGCGATCAAAGTGAATCACCAATTAGGAATGAAAGAAGTCTTTGTTAGCATGTCCCATGATGAGTGTTATGGTGTGGAACTGAATTTCAGAAGtaagtttcagaaaattgcaggttttgagACTATGACATTCTGGTGACTTTCCAGCAAAATGGCTGAACGGAATTTTTGGGTCGATAGTGCAATGAAAAGCTGATAACGAGTACTATAAGATGGTATACTCATTTGTCCAAAAAGGAGTTGAATTGAATAAGAAATAAGGGTTTGAAGTTAGTtacttgggatggtttgggaaatatcccacatcggaaatgGGGAATGTTTTTCACTCTTTTATATATGGtttcacactcttctagtttcatAATTGTgtaggagagaaagagaaaggtcCCACACGCACGTTGAACCGAACCAGGCCGGACGCGGATGGGAGCCGTGGGCTTTTGGGAACACCCGCATCACCGAGTATTTTTTGAACCGCGCATTTAggtctatttattttttttagaaacactTGGCGTGAAATCCAAACTCCAAGTAACTTGGGATATATTCCAAGGAACTTGCGAATACTCTGAGATTATTCTCTCAAGACCCTACttccttccactatatatatgaaGGTGTTTCATGATCTTTATAttagcagtttttttttttgcacttttgttattcaaaatattgttCTACtgttcatagttttttttacactttgttattcaaaatattattctaCGGTgcatagttttctttttcccccAAATCCATCCAAATAACTAGGTGGAGACCAAGTATTTcaatctttctatttatttacaagtaaaacttattttcaaatccaatataaaatcaaattcctactcaaattttcaatattaagtaattttaactataatttataaattataaaattaataatacataattttaataaatattttaaaattaataattgattaACTAGCGGTTTAACTTtcatttccaaatccattaaaatcaataATCCAATCACACATAAATATTCCACTCGTGTACGAGCTCGTCTGAGAGCTAGATTAGATAAATATTGAGCATTTGAATTCGATTGATCATGATTGGGAATATAATATGTGACAATAAAATACTAGTATCAAAATTACCTAAAGTGCCCATCATCAAAAGAATACGTAACGTACGCAAAGGGTTATTAACGCAATTTCAATAAACAATCAGCTGAAAAAAACTAACGGTTCCCGAGACCCCATCGCTAATAaagatcttttcttttattgtttttacaCTTTCCCACAAtcacaagacaacaacaaagcaGAAGAAGCCATAAGTCTCAACACTCCAAATTCTGCCCCTTTCCTCCTCTCCTCCTCTGATCCACTCGAGATTTGATCGAGACTACTACAACAATGGCGTATGTCGCTGTAACTGGGGTTCTTAAGGTGCCTTCTGCTTCGAGTTTCCATTCCACGGGCAGCAAATCCACTGAGGCGGTTCCGACGAGGAgtactctttctttctcctcctctctcgACGAGAATGTTTCACTCAGATCCACCGTCTCCCGTTGTGTCGGCCGAGATAGCAGGAATCCGATGATCGTCTCTCCTAAAGCCGTCTCCGATTCTCAAAACTCACAAACTTGTCTCGATCCTGACGCCAGCAGCGTGAGTATCaacgtcttcgtcttcttcttgcgTGTTGATTGTTTAAAGAATGTACTTAGAATAAACCCTAGAAACTGGTCTTTTATGTGtggtattttgtttttcaatggcagagtgttttggggattatcttaggaggtggagctgGGACTCGTCTTTATCCTCTTACCAAGAAGAGAGCGAAGCCAGCTGTTCCCCTTGGTGCTAACTATAGGCTTATTGATATCCCTGTTAGCAACTGTTTGAATAGCAACATCTCCAAGATCTATGTCCTTACTCAGTTCAATTCCGCCTCTCTCAATCGTCATCTCTCTCGAGCTTATGCGAGTAACATGGGAGGTTACAAGAATGAAGGTTTTGTTGAAGTTCTTGCTGCTCAACAAAGTCCTGAAAACCCCAACTGGTTCCAGgtataatcaaatcaaatgcAGGATATATATACTGGTTGTTCTGTCACTTGTGTTTGGCTTgtttgaatgtgtttgtgtgACTTTGTGTAGGGGACAGCTGATGCCGTGAGGCAATACTTGTGGTTGTTTGAGGAGCATAATGTTTTGGAATATCTGATTCTTGCTGGGGATCATTTGTATCGAATGGATTACGAGAAGTTTATTCAAGCACATAGGGAGACTGATGCTGATATCACAGTTGCTGCATTACCAATGGATGAGCAACGAGCCACTGCTTTTGGCCTGATGAAGATTGATGAGGAAGGACGTATTGTTGAATTTTCCGAGAAACCAAAAGGGGAGCAACTTAAGGCcatgaaggtaaaaaaaaaatataagaacttAACCTGTTAGCTGTCTGGTTCATCATCCGGAATTGTAAATATTAACCTTTTTATTTCCTGGCTTCTAGGTTGACACAACGATTCTAGGTCTTGACGATAAGAGAGCCAAGGAGATGCCTTACATTGCTAGTATGGGTATTTATGTTGTTAGCAGAGATGTAATGCTCGAGTTACTACGCAACAAGTTTCCTGGAGCTAATGACTTTGGAAGTGAAGTCATTCCCGGTGCCACTGACCTTGGACTGAGAGTGAGTATTCTGATAAACAGACCAAACACTCTGTTGCTCTTTGGTCGGCTTCGGATTTAACAGCTTCTTGTAGCTCTGATGGTGCTAGGCAGAAGTAAAACCCGCTGACTCCAGTGATGTTTTTTTGCAGGTGCAAGCTTACCTATATGATGGATACTGGGAAGACATCGGTACTATAGAGGCATTCTATAACGCTAATCTCGGAATCACCAAGAAACCAGTTCCTGATTTTAGGTAAGCAACCTGTATAACCAAGCTGAATATCTACACTCTATTGTACCTCAATGATATTTTAACTTATCTGGTTTCTTGAATGCAGTTTCTATGATCGTTCCGCTCCCATCTATACACAGCCACGTTATTTACCACCGTCTAAGATGCTTGATGCTGATGTCACGGACAGTGTCATCGGAGAGGGCTGTGTTATCAAGGTACAACAAACAGCTTCTATTCGATATGCTGCTTGACTGACGAACATACTAATTCACCAAAAGTCTTATTAATTTTCGGTGCAGAACTGCAAAATCCATCACTCTGTGATTGGACTCCGTTCCTGCATATCAGAAGGTGCTATTATTGAAGATTCGTTATTAATGGGAGCTGACTATTACGAGGTAAAAAAAATGCAACCCCCTTATGTCTTGCCATCAATCCAATTGACAAATAATATCAAATCTCTCGATGATAATGGTCTTCCTGTTatgattgtaatttttttttggctagaCTGCTTCGGAAAAGAGCCTCCTAAGCGCCAAAGGAAGTGTACCCATAGGTATTGGGAAAAATTCTCACATCAAAAGGGCCATCATTGACAAAAATGCACGTATTGGTGACAATGT harbors:
- the LOC104760811 gene encoding glucose-1-phosphate adenylyltransferase small subunit, chloroplastic, with amino-acid sequence MAYVAVTGVLKVPSASSFHSTGSKSTEAVPTRSTLSFSSSLDENVSLRSTVSRCVGRDSRNPMIVSPKAVSDSQNSQTCLDPDASSSVLGIILGGGAGTRLYPLTKKRAKPAVPLGANYRLIDIPVSNCLNSNISKIYVLTQFNSASLNRHLSRAYASNMGGYKNEGFVEVLAAQQSPENPNWFQGTADAVRQYLWLFEEHNVLEYLILAGDHLYRMDYEKFIQAHRETDADITVAALPMDEQRATAFGLMKIDEEGRIVEFSEKPKGEQLKAMKVDTTILGLDDKRAKEMPYIASMGIYVVSRDVMLELLRNKFPGANDFGSEVIPGATDLGLRVQAYLYDGYWEDIGTIEAFYNANLGITKKPVPDFSFYDRSAPIYTQPRYLPPSKMLDADVTDSVIGEGCVIKNCKIHHSVIGLRSCISEGAIIEDSLLMGADYYETASEKSLLSAKGSVPIGIGKNSHIKRAIIDKNARIGDNVKIINSDNVQESARETEGYFIKSGIVTVMKDALIPAGTVI